From uncultured Roseateles sp., the proteins below share one genomic window:
- the gcvPB gene encoding aminomethyl-transferring glycine dehydrogenase subunit GcvPB — MENISSHRFTDGKPNLRRYQQARWDEPVIFELSQPGERAILVPELEPGIENVTQDALSQLPAGMRRAKAPALPELSQNRVLRHYLRLSQENLGADMNVDVGQGTCTMKYNPKINEQLARDARMSELHPLQDESTVQGILHVMHQMEQVICEVSGMDAVSLQPRSGSQAIYANIAMMRAWFESRGEAEQRDEIITTIFSHPSDAACAKVLGYKVITLYPDADGYPDLAAMKAAVGPRTAALIITNPEDTGIFNPKIAAFVAAAHEVGALACYDQANANGLLGITRAREAGFDLCHFNLHKTFATPHACGGPAVGACAVTAELAPFLPRPRVVKDGERYRIDQGEAQSIGKVAAFMGTASIVLRAYAWVMNLGAEGLREVAEIAVLNNNYMMSQLLKIPGLSAPYAAGKRRIEQVRYSWAGLSEETGVSSGDIGLRAADYGTHYWTSHHPYVVPEPATIEPTEAYSRADLDEFVQIMAQVAHEARTDPALVLSAPHNCPTKRVQDEYLEDPKRWAITWRAWQRKLAEHGAAA; from the coding sequence ATGGAAAACATCTCCTCTCACCGCTTCACCGACGGCAAGCCGAATCTGCGCCGCTACCAGCAGGCACGCTGGGACGAGCCTGTCATCTTCGAACTCAGCCAGCCCGGTGAGCGCGCCATCCTCGTGCCCGAGCTGGAGCCTGGCATTGAGAACGTCACGCAGGATGCGCTGAGCCAGCTGCCGGCCGGTATGCGCCGCGCGAAGGCGCCTGCCCTGCCCGAGCTGAGCCAGAACCGCGTGCTGCGCCACTATCTGCGGCTGTCGCAGGAGAACCTGGGCGCCGACATGAATGTCGATGTGGGCCAGGGCACCTGCACGATGAAATACAACCCCAAGATCAACGAGCAGCTGGCGCGGGATGCGAGGATGAGCGAGCTGCATCCGCTGCAGGACGAGTCCACCGTGCAGGGCATCCTGCACGTGATGCACCAGATGGAGCAGGTGATCTGCGAGGTCTCGGGCATGGACGCGGTGAGCCTGCAGCCCCGCTCGGGCTCGCAGGCGATCTACGCCAATATCGCGATGATGCGGGCCTGGTTCGAGTCTCGTGGTGAGGCGGAGCAGCGCGACGAGATCATCACGACGATCTTCTCCCACCCCTCGGACGCTGCCTGCGCCAAGGTGCTGGGCTACAAGGTCATCACCCTGTATCCGGATGCCGATGGCTATCCCGATCTGGCTGCGATGAAGGCGGCGGTGGGCCCGCGCACCGCCGCGCTGATCATCACCAACCCCGAGGACACCGGCATCTTCAACCCCAAGATCGCCGCCTTCGTGGCCGCGGCGCACGAGGTAGGGGCGCTGGCCTGCTACGACCAGGCGAATGCCAACGGACTCCTGGGCATCACCCGGGCGCGCGAGGCCGGCTTCGACCTGTGCCACTTCAATCTGCACAAGACCTTTGCCACGCCGCACGCCTGTGGCGGGCCTGCCGTGGGCGCCTGCGCGGTGACGGCCGAGCTGGCGCCGTTCCTGCCGCGGCCCCGCGTCGTCAAGGATGGCGAGCGCTACCGGATTGACCAGGGCGAGGCCCAGTCGATCGGCAAGGTGGCTGCCTTCATGGGCACGGCCAGCATCGTGTTGCGGGCCTATGCCTGGGTGATGAATCTGGGCGCCGAAGGCCTGCGTGAGGTGGCCGAGATCGCAGTGCTGAACAACAACTACATGATGAGCCAGCTGCTGAAGATCCCGGGCCTGAGCGCGCCCTATGCCGCGGGCAAGCGCCGCATCGAGCAGGTGCGCTACAGCTGGGCCGGTCTCAGTGAGGAGACAGGCGTCAGCTCCGGTGACATCGGCCTGCGCGCCGCCGACTACGGCACGCACTACTGGACCAGCCATCACCCCTATGTGGTGCCCGAGCCGGCCACGATCGAGCCGACCGAGGCCTATTCGCGGGCTGACCTGGACGAGTTCGTGCAGATCATGGCCCAGGTGGCGCACGAGGCCCGCACCGACCCCGCGCTGGTGCTGAGCGCGCCGCACAACTGCCCGACGAAGCGGGTGCAGGACGAGTACCTGGAAGACCCGAAGCGCTGGGCCATCACCTGGCGTGCCTGGCAGCGCAAGCTGGCCGAACACGGCGCGGCGGCCTGA
- a CDS encoding TonB-dependent receptor gives MKQHRVASSPIARAGLTAQAVAIACLGIGLPAVGAQIQPAEAEEAAPPLALTSTLIAARQLDKVEISGRHYDNAVGSSDAASQGVIRADLLKSRPALRPGEVLEFVPGLIVTQHSGDGKANQYFLRGFNLDHGTDFATSVNGLPVNMPSHGHGQGYSDLNFLMPELVDRIEYRKGPYFANNGDFGSAGSADIVYRNRLDAPFVALTLGEHGFRRGVAGASTAIADGIQLLGAVELQRNDGPWTVPEGLHKTSTVLTLSGGTAAQGWSASLMGNDARWTSTDQVPQRLIDAGGGKPFGRFDSLDPSDGGETRRNSLSGEWHGISGEGTTRLAAYAIDYKLKLFSNFTYALERPASGDQFLQQDDRQVYGLSASHAMDHMLGSLPARTEFGLQLRQDRIRVGLFDTAQRRITGITRDDKVRETLLGAYGQTSVELTPWLRTVVGLRADGARFSVNSLSEPANSGRSRDSLVSPKLSLVLGPWAKTEFFFNAGRGFHSNDARGTTATLDPKTGDAVDKVPGLVASRGLELGARTEWIPGLQSSLALWKLDFNSELVYVGDAGATEPNRPSTRRGLEWNNRWIPMPWLLVDADLAWTHARFSDADPAGNRIPNAVDKVASIAVTARELGPWSASVQWRYLGKGALIEDNSVRSHASLTTNLRLARKLGRHTELSLDVFNLFDRKVNDIEYFYESQLPGESAPVADRHLHPAEPRTLRVTLRVGF, from the coding sequence ATGAAGCAACACCGCGTGGCGTCCAGCCCCATTGCACGGGCAGGCCTCACCGCCCAGGCCGTCGCCATCGCTTGCCTGGGCATTGGCCTGCCGGCTGTGGGCGCCCAAATTCAGCCGGCCGAAGCGGAAGAGGCGGCGCCGCCGCTGGCCCTGACATCAACGCTGATCGCAGCCCGCCAACTCGACAAGGTCGAAATCAGCGGCCGTCACTACGACAACGCCGTCGGCAGCTCGGACGCCGCCTCGCAGGGTGTGATCCGTGCCGATCTGCTGAAAAGCCGGCCTGCGCTGCGCCCCGGTGAAGTGCTGGAGTTCGTGCCCGGCCTGATCGTCACCCAGCACTCCGGCGACGGCAAGGCCAACCAGTATTTCTTGCGCGGTTTCAACCTGGACCACGGCACCGACTTCGCCACCAGCGTCAACGGCCTGCCCGTCAACATGCCCTCACATGGCCACGGCCAGGGCTATTCGGACCTGAATTTCCTGATGCCCGAGCTGGTCGACAGGATCGAATACCGCAAAGGCCCGTACTTTGCGAACAACGGCGACTTCGGTTCGGCCGGCTCGGCCGACATCGTCTACCGGAATCGCCTGGATGCACCGTTTGTGGCGCTGACGCTCGGCGAGCACGGCTTTCGCCGCGGCGTGGCCGGCGCCTCCACCGCGATCGCCGACGGCATCCAGCTGCTCGGTGCGGTCGAGCTGCAGCGCAACGACGGCCCGTGGACCGTTCCCGAGGGCCTGCACAAGACCAGCACCGTGCTCACCCTCAGCGGCGGCACTGCGGCACAGGGCTGGAGCGCGAGTCTGATGGGCAATGACGCGCGCTGGACCTCAACGGACCAGGTGCCGCAGCGCCTGATCGATGCCGGCGGCGGCAAGCCCTTCGGACGCTTCGATTCGCTGGACCCCAGCGACGGCGGGGAGACCCGGCGCAACAGCTTGTCGGGCGAATGGCACGGCATCTCGGGCGAAGGCACCACCCGGCTTGCGGCCTACGCCATCGACTACAAGCTGAAGCTGTTCTCCAATTTCACCTACGCGCTCGAGCGGCCGGCCAGCGGCGACCAGTTCTTGCAGCAGGACGATCGCCAGGTCTACGGGCTGAGCGCCAGCCATGCGATGGATCACATGCTGGGCTCGCTGCCGGCACGTACCGAGTTCGGTCTGCAGTTGCGCCAGGACCGCATCCGCGTCGGCTTGTTCGACACGGCGCAGCGCCGGATCACCGGCATCACACGCGACGACAAGGTGCGCGAGACCTTGCTGGGGGCCTATGGCCAAACTTCGGTGGAGCTCACGCCGTGGCTGCGCACGGTGGTCGGGCTGCGTGCCGACGGCGCTCGCTTCTCGGTCAACAGCCTGTCGGAGCCGGCCAATTCGGGCCGTAGCCGCGACAGCCTGGTGTCGCCCAAGCTGAGCCTGGTGTTGGGCCCCTGGGCCAAGACCGAATTCTTCTTCAATGCAGGCCGCGGCTTCCACAGCAACGATGCGCGCGGTACCACCGCGACCTTGGACCCGAAGACCGGCGACGCCGTCGACAAGGTGCCCGGCCTGGTCGCGTCTCGCGGCCTGGAGCTGGGTGCCCGCACGGAGTGGATTCCTGGGCTGCAGAGCTCGCTGGCCCTGTGGAAGCTCGACTTCAACTCCGAGCTTGTCTACGTGGGCGATGCCGGAGCCACCGAACCCAACCGCCCCAGTACCCGCCGCGGCCTCGAGTGGAACAACCGCTGGATTCCCATGCCCTGGTTGCTGGTCGACGCCGACCTGGCCTGGACGCACGCCCGCTTCTCCGACGCCGATCCGGCGGGCAACCGCATTCCCAACGCCGTTGACAAGGTCGCCTCGATCGCCGTGACCGCCCGCGAGCTCGGCCCCTGGTCGGCCAGCGTGCAATGGCGCTACCTCGGCAAGGGTGCACTCATCGAGGACAACAGCGTGCGCTCCCACGCCTCGCTCACCACCAATCTGCGGCTGGCCCGCAAGCTTGGCCGCCACACCGAGCTGAGCCTGGATGTGTTCAACCTGTTCGACCGCAAGGTCAATGACATCGAATATTTCTACGAGTCACAGCTGCCGGGCGAGAGCGCTCCGGTTGCCGACCGACACCTGCATCCGGCAGAGCCACGCACCCTCCGCGTGACGCTGAGGGTCGGCTTCTGA
- a CDS encoding nuclear transport factor 2 family protein — MSNPVEIVQAAYAAFGRGDIPGLLDYLSDDIEWTHDGSTGEAYMRTARGKDDVMQWFGQVLAVDGIQVFEPRQFLAGPDHVTVLGWERTQALPNGGVFESNWVHVWQLREGKLARFFGMFDSAAAARARASVTA, encoded by the coding sequence ATGAGCAACCCTGTCGAGATCGTTCAGGCCGCTTATGCCGCCTTCGGGCGCGGCGACATTCCGGGCCTGCTGGACTACCTCAGCGACGACATTGAATGGACCCATGACGGCAGCACCGGCGAGGCCTATATGCGCACCGCCAGAGGCAAGGACGATGTGATGCAATGGTTCGGCCAGGTGCTGGCGGTGGATGGCATTCAGGTCTTCGAGCCGCGCCAGTTCCTGGCCGGGCCCGACCACGTCACCGTGCTGGGCTGGGAGCGCACCCAGGCCCTGCCCAACGGCGGGGTGTTCGAGAGCAACTGGGTGCATGTCTGGCAGCTGCGCGAGGGCAAGCTGGCCCGCTTCTTCGGCATGTTCGACAGCGCTGCGGCGGCCAGGGCACGGGCCTCAGTGACCGCCTGA
- a CDS encoding PEP-CTERM sorting domain-containing protein: MKLVYNLAAVTAAVLLSAPAFAAGTVIDFEGATSFASVADFYNGGTDSAGASGGDLGVSFTGGALALSNDVLGPYFSNAPTPGTVMFASDADAIMNVSKGFSGELAFYYSAATPAFDVVTIYSGLNGSGTKLGSFSLNTNAQLGGCSDAGWCNWQRIALTFAGTAQSVSFGGNAGNVAFDNITISAVPEPQAAAMLMLGLAGLLLGSRRRRED, from the coding sequence ATGAAACTCGTTTACAACTTGGCCGCGGTCACGGCAGCCGTGCTGCTGTCTGCCCCGGCGTTTGCCGCCGGCACGGTGATCGACTTCGAGGGCGCCACCAGCTTCGCCTCCGTCGCCGACTTCTACAACGGTGGCACCGACAGTGCCGGCGCCTCGGGCGGCGACCTGGGCGTGTCCTTCACAGGCGGCGCCCTGGCCCTCAGCAACGACGTGCTGGGCCCCTACTTCTCCAACGCCCCCACACCCGGCACGGTGATGTTCGCGTCAGACGCCGACGCCATCATGAATGTTTCGAAGGGCTTCTCCGGCGAGCTGGCGTTCTACTACTCTGCCGCCACGCCCGCGTTCGATGTGGTCACCATCTACAGCGGCCTCAATGGCAGCGGCACGAAGCTGGGCAGCTTCAGCTTGAACACCAATGCGCAGCTGGGTGGCTGCAGCGACGCGGGCTGGTGCAACTGGCAGCGCATCGCGCTGACCTTCGCTGGCACCGCCCAATCGGTGTCCTTCGGCGGCAACGCCGGCAATGTGGCTTTCGACAACATCACCATCTCGGCCGTTCCGGAGCCGCAGGCTGCAGCGATGCTGATGCTGGGCCTTGCCGGCCTGCTGCTGGGTTCGCGCCGTCGCCGCGAGGACTGA
- a CDS encoding LysR substrate-binding domain-containing protein, which translates to MRRHLHHLNALRCFEAAARLLSFTQAAAELHVTQAAISHQVRALEEALGQPLFQRRPRQVRLTPAGERLVGVLSSSFDRIDELLGQLKQSDRQKQSLQLAVTPSFSSRWLMPRLPRFWDAHPEIELHLHHSTQPDALSRGAAEAAVIWALEPPPRLWAQRLFGTALTPVCSPALPRAGQPLDSPAALRHYPLLHEDSFDDWARWLRAAGESDEAVRQGQLIDDSNALLMAAMAGRGLALGRLALIEDDLRAGRLLQPFGLSIEAEGAYWLLASPALAEQPRFQALVAFMLAECPSSGGH; encoded by the coding sequence ATGCGACGCCATCTGCACCACCTGAACGCGCTACGCTGCTTCGAGGCGGCGGCGCGCCTGCTGTCCTTCACCCAGGCCGCGGCCGAGCTCCACGTCACGCAGGCGGCGATCAGCCATCAGGTGCGTGCGCTGGAGGAGGCGCTGGGCCAGCCGCTGTTCCAGCGTCGCCCACGCCAGGTGCGGCTCACGCCGGCGGGCGAGCGCCTGGTCGGCGTGCTGTCCAGCAGCTTCGACCGCATCGACGAGTTGCTCGGGCAACTCAAGCAGAGCGACCGGCAGAAGCAGAGCCTGCAGCTGGCCGTGACGCCCAGCTTTTCCAGCCGCTGGCTGATGCCCAGGCTGCCGCGCTTCTGGGATGCGCACCCCGAGATCGAGCTGCATCTGCACCACAGCACCCAGCCCGATGCGTTGAGCCGAGGCGCCGCCGAGGCGGCCGTGATCTGGGCGCTGGAGCCACCGCCGCGGCTGTGGGCGCAGCGCCTGTTCGGCACCGCGCTCACGCCGGTGTGCTCACCGGCCCTGCCCCGCGCCGGGCAGCCGCTGGACAGCCCGGCCGCGCTGCGCCACTACCCGCTGCTGCACGAAGACAGCTTCGACGACTGGGCGCGCTGGCTGCGCGCCGCCGGCGAGAGCGACGAGGCGGTACGCCAGGGCCAGTTGATCGACGACAGCAATGCCCTGCTGATGGCGGCCATGGCCGGCCGCGGCCTGGCGCTGGGCCGGCTGGCCTTGATCGAAGACGATCTGCGCGCGGGCCGGCTGCTGCAGCCCTTCGGGCTCAGCATCGAAGCCGAGGGCGCCTACTGGCTGCTGGCCTCGCCGGCCCTGGCCGAGCAGCCTCGCTTCCAGGCGCTGGTCGCCTTCATGCTGGCCGAATGCCCATCTTCAGGCGGTCACTGA
- the gcvPA gene encoding aminomethyl-transferring glycine dehydrogenase subunit GcvPA produces MRKTQVYPYIPNSVPEVRAAMLAATGAASVEEFYADIPAALRLPRPLNLPAPLLSEARLKRHVQGLLAKNTHCGEVLSFLGGGCYQHHVPALCDEINGRSEFLTAYAGEPYDDHGRFQALWEYGSMMGELLNLDVVSVPTYDGYQAAATACCMAARHTGRRQVLVAANVNPDKRSHMQTYGRSEINFIEVGFDAATGLVDRADLQAKLGPQVAAFYVDVPNYFGGIDEGAALAALVQQAGALLVVGVDPGSLGVLTPPGDYGATIVCGDIQPLGMHMSYGGGHGGFIASRDDEALVLQYPSRLFGIAPTSVPGQYGFGDVAYHRTSFDQRENGNEFVGTAAALWGITAGVYLASLGPQGMVELGEGILRRVAYARQQLGALPGLRLAHADTAHFKEFVLDFNASGFTVAQVNAALRERGIFGGHDLSAAFPSLGQSALYAFTELHSQADIDALVTALRELLTQ; encoded by the coding sequence ATGAGAAAAACCCAGGTTTACCCGTATATCCCGAACTCGGTGCCCGAGGTCAGGGCAGCGATGCTGGCGGCCACCGGCGCCGCCTCGGTCGAAGAGTTCTACGCCGACATCCCGGCCGCGCTGCGCCTGCCGCGCCCGCTCAATCTGCCGGCGCCCCTGCTGTCTGAGGCCCGCCTCAAGCGCCATGTGCAGGGCCTGCTGGCCAAGAACACGCACTGCGGCGAGGTGCTGAGCTTTCTGGGCGGCGGCTGCTACCAGCACCATGTGCCGGCCCTGTGCGACGAGATCAACGGCCGCAGCGAATTCCTCACCGCCTATGCCGGCGAGCCCTATGACGACCACGGCCGCTTCCAGGCGCTGTGGGAGTACGGCTCGATGATGGGCGAGCTGCTCAATCTCGACGTGGTGAGCGTGCCCACCTACGACGGCTACCAGGCCGCCGCCACGGCCTGCTGCATGGCCGCCCGCCACACGGGGCGCCGCCAGGTGCTGGTGGCCGCCAATGTGAACCCCGACAAGCGCTCGCACATGCAGACCTACGGGCGCAGCGAGATCAACTTCATCGAGGTGGGATTCGACGCCGCCACCGGCCTGGTGGACCGCGCCGATCTGCAAGCCAAGCTGGGCCCGCAGGTGGCGGCCTTCTATGTGGACGTGCCCAACTACTTCGGCGGCATCGACGAGGGTGCCGCGCTGGCGGCCCTGGTGCAGCAGGCCGGTGCCCTGCTGGTCGTTGGTGTCGATCCCGGCTCGCTGGGCGTGCTGACCCCGCCCGGCGACTACGGCGCGACCATCGTCTGCGGCGACATTCAGCCGCTGGGCATGCATATGAGCTACGGCGGTGGCCATGGCGGCTTCATCGCCAGCCGCGACGACGAGGCGCTGGTGCTGCAATACCCGTCGCGGCTGTTCGGCATCGCGCCGACCTCGGTGCCGGGCCAGTACGGCTTTGGCGATGTGGCCTATCACCGCACCTCGTTCGACCAGCGCGAGAACGGCAACGAGTTCGTCGGCACGGCCGCCGCGCTGTGGGGCATCACGGCCGGCGTGTATCTGGCCAGCCTGGGGCCGCAGGGCATGGTGGAGCTGGGCGAGGGCATCCTGCGCCGCGTGGCCTATGCGCGCCAGCAACTCGGCGCACTGCCGGGGCTGCGCCTGGCCCATGCCGACACCGCTCACTTCAAGGAGTTCGTGCTCGACTTCAATGCCAGCGGCTTCACGGTGGCGCAGGTCAACGCGGCCTTGCGTGAGCGCGGCATCTTCGGCGGCCACGATCTCTCAGCCGCCTTCCCCAGCCTGGGCCAGAGCGCCCTGTATGCCTTCACCGAGCTGCACAGCCAGGCCGATATCGATGCCCTGGTGACGGCGCTGCGCGAGCTGCTGACGCAATGA